Proteins encoded in a region of the Zea mays cultivar B73 chromosome 2, Zm-B73-REFERENCE-NAM-5.0, whole genome shotgun sequence genome:
- the LOC103647293 gene encoding aquaporin PIP2-6-like, translated as MGKEVDVSTLEAGGVRDYADPPPAPLIDVDELGKWSLYRAVIAEFVATLLFLYITVATVIGYKHQTDASASGPGAACGGVGVLGIAWAFGGMIFILVYCTAGISGGHINPAVTFGLFLARKVSLVRALLYMAAQSLGAICGVALVKGFQSGLYARYGGGANEVSAGYSTGTELAAEIVGTFVLVYTVFSATDPKRNARDSHVPVLAPLPIGFAVFMVHLATIPITGTGINPARSLGAAVVYNNSKAWSDQWIFWVGPFIGAAIAALYHQIVLRASARGYGSFRSNA; from the exons ATGGGCAAGGAGGTGGACGTGTCCACTCTGGAGGCCGGCGGCGTCCGCGACTATGCGGACCCTCCGCCGGCACCGTTGATTGACGTCGACGAGCTCGGCAAGTGGTCCCTGTACCGCGCCGTGATCGCGGAGTTCGTGGCGACGCTGCTGTTCCTGTACATCACCGTGGCCACCGTGATCGGGTACAAGCACCAGACGGACGCGTCGGCGTCGGGCCCCGGCGCGGCGTGCGGCGGCGTGGGCGTCCTCGGCATCGCGTGGGCGTTCGGCGGCATGATCTTCATCCTCGTCTACTGCACCGCCGGCATCTCCGGCGGCCACATCAACCCGGCCGTCACCTTCGGCCTCTTCCTGGCGCGGAAGGTGTCCCTGGTGCGCGCGCTGCTGTACATGGCCGCGCAGAGCCTCGGCGCCATCTGCGGCGTCGCGCTCGTCAAGGGGTTCCAGAGCGGACTCTACGCGCGCTACGGCGGCGGCGCCAACGAGGTCAGTGCCGGGTACTCCACCGGCACGGAGCTCGCCGCCGAGATCGTCGGCACCTTCGTGCTCGTGTACACCGTCTTCTCCGCCACCGACCCCAAGCGCAACGCCCGCGACTCCCACGTCCCG GTGTTGGCGCCGCTTCCGATTGGATTCGCTGTGTTCATGGTGCACCTGGCGACGATCCCGATCACCGGCACGGGAATCAACCCGGCGAGGAGCCTCGGCGCCGCCGTCGTGTACAACAACAGCAAGGCCTGGAGCGACCAG TGGATCTTCTGGGTAGGCCCGTTCATCGGCGCGGCGATCGCAGCGCTATACCACCAGATCGTCCTCCGCGCCAGCGCCAGGGGGTACGGCTCCTTCCGGAGCAACGCTTAG